A genomic region of Candidatus Limnocylindrales bacterium contains the following coding sequences:
- the def gene encoding peptide deformylase — protein sequence MAILEIKEYPDPILKQKAKPVEQIDDSIRRLLDDMVETMYAAPGVGLAAPQVGVSLRVIVVDASPKDEGAKLMKLINPVITHSEGSTSDEEGCLSIPEISGEVVRAKKISVEALDENGKPVSFTTDTFLARVIQHEIDHLNGILFIDRLSRLKQDLIKRKLKKRAKKEEPKKL from the coding sequence ATGGCCATCTTAGAGATTAAAGAATATCCAGATCCTATTTTGAAACAAAAAGCCAAACCTGTTGAACAAATCGATGATTCTATTCGGCGTCTGTTGGATGATATGGTTGAAACCATGTATGCGGCGCCGGGAGTTGGTTTAGCCGCTCCTCAAGTCGGAGTCTCGCTTCGGGTTATTGTGGTGGATGCCAGCCCAAAGGATGAAGGGGCAAAGTTGATGAAGCTCATTAACCCGGTTATAACCCACTCAGAGGGTTCGACTTCCGATGAGGAGGGATGTTTAAGCATTCCCGAAATATCCGGTGAAGTCGTCCGGGCTAAAAAAATCTCCGTAGAAGCCTTAGATGAAAATGGAAAGCCGGTTAGCTTTACCACCGATACTTTCCTGGCCCGGGTCATCCAACATGAAATCGATCATTTGAACGGTATTTTGTTTATAGATCGGCTCAGCCGTCTTAAACAAGATCTCATTAAAAGAAAGCTTAAAAAGCGTGCCAAAAAGGAAGAACCTAAGAAATTGTAA
- a CDS encoding ThiF family adenylyltransferase: MDKNLERYSRQIFFPGIGEEGQRKLLKSYAVVIGCGALGTVIASSLARAGVGRLKIVDRDFVEENNLQRQILFDEEDVRENLPKAVAAQRKLEKINSHIQIESLVTDVNPTNIESILEGADLVMDGTDNFETRYLINDACVKHKIPWIYGACVSSYGLSMTIIPYETPCLRCVLETAPPAGATPTCDTAGVIAPIVNVIASIQVTEGLKILTQNWKALRKEIVMVDIWEGSFTKVDISHSREAANCPTCKQGNFEFLEGKEGSYMTVLCGRDAVQISHKTPVQIQFESLAQKLQSLGEVSYNAYILKFKVNGFEMTLFPDGRSIIKGVKDPLVAKGLYARYIGI; the protein is encoded by the coding sequence ATGGATAAAAATTTAGAAAGATACTCTCGCCAGATCTTCTTCCCGGGAATCGGAGAAGAAGGTCAGCGAAAGCTCCTGAAGAGTTATGCGGTCGTCATCGGCTGCGGTGCTTTAGGAACGGTTATAGCCAGTTCCCTGGCCAGGGCCGGAGTGGGAAGGCTAAAAATTGTAGATCGGGATTTTGTGGAAGAGAATAATCTCCAACGTCAAATTCTGTTTGATGAAGAAGATGTTCGAGAAAATCTTCCTAAAGCTGTGGCTGCTCAAAGAAAACTGGAGAAAATCAACTCCCATATCCAAATCGAGTCTCTGGTAACCGACGTTAACCCCACAAATATCGAAAGTATCCTGGAAGGTGCGGACCTGGTTATGGATGGGACCGATAACTTCGAAACCCGCTACCTGATCAACGATGCCTGTGTAAAGCATAAAATTCCCTGGATTTATGGAGCTTGTGTAAGTAGTTATGGTCTTTCCATGACGATTATTCCCTATGAGACTCCTTGTCTGCGTTGTGTGCTGGAAACAGCTCCCCCGGCAGGAGCTACCCCGACGTGTGATACAGCCGGAGTTATTGCACCGATTGTAAATGTCATTGCTTCGATTCAGGTTACGGAAGGGTTAAAAATTCTAACCCAAAACTGGAAAGCCTTACGGAAAGAAATCGTCATGGTTGATATCTGGGAGGGGAGTTTTACAAAGGTCGACATTTCTCATTCAAGGGAAGCCGCCAACTGTCCCACCTGTAAGCAAGGTAACTTTGAATTCCTGGAAGGAAAAGAAGGTTCCTATATGACGGTTCTCTGCGGTCGTGATGCGGTACAAATTAGCCATAAAACCCCTGTACAGATTCAGTTTGAAAGTCTGGCTCAAAAACTTCAATCTCTGGGTGAGGTCAGCTATAATGCTTACATCCTCAAATTTAAAGTTAACGGATTCGAAATGACCCTATTTCCTGATGGCCGAAGCATTATCAAAGGGGTCAAAGACCCGCTCGTCGCAAAAGGACTTTATGCCAGGTACATCGGGATATAA
- the rtcA gene encoding RNA 3'-terminal phosphate cyclase produces MIQIDGSQGEGGGQILRTSLALSALLKKPFEIINIRANRKPPGLKAQHLAGVKATAAFTKASVTGAELKSQRLQFIPGEIQGGSYTFDVAEETSSAGSITLLLQTIYPPLLFSPIGAKLILKGGTHVEWSPPFDYFQEVFLPTLAQMGSQATFQINRWGWYPIGGGVVTGEIKPVKKLKSFQRLSRGNLKRLRGSLILSNLPSSILERQKKRFQEKFQTLDLEPEIEMQHVPSLGKGCAVFLLAEFEGGCAGFSSLGALGKPAEKMVDEVYEAFKNYYETQGCLDEHLADQVLLFMALAEGTSAFTTSRLTQHLFTNVAVIQKFLPVQFQIQEEKGKYGKVTVTGVGFESSGT; encoded by the coding sequence ATGATCCAGATCGATGGTTCCCAGGGTGAAGGGGGTGGACAGATCTTACGAACCTCCCTGGCTTTGTCGGCCCTATTGAAAAAACCCTTTGAGATCATAAATATCCGGGCCAATCGAAAGCCACCGGGATTAAAAGCCCAACACCTAGCGGGAGTAAAAGCTACCGCAGCTTTTACAAAGGCCTCTGTAACCGGAGCCGAGTTAAAGTCCCAGAGACTCCAATTTATTCCAGGAGAGATTCAAGGGGGGAGCTATACCTTTGATGTGGCTGAGGAGACTTCCAGTGCAGGTTCCATAACGCTTCTCCTCCAGACAATCTATCCACCCTTGCTTTTTTCTCCTATAGGGGCTAAACTAATTCTGAAAGGAGGAACCCACGTCGAATGGAGTCCTCCCTTTGACTATTTTCAGGAAGTATTTTTGCCGACTCTGGCCCAGATGGGTAGTCAGGCCACCTTCCAGATTAACCGATGGGGTTGGTACCCTATTGGCGGCGGGGTGGTTACCGGGGAGATTAAGCCGGTAAAAAAGTTAAAAAGTTTTCAACGCCTCTCAAGAGGGAACCTGAAACGGCTTCGAGGATCTCTAATTTTATCCAATCTTCCCTCTTCCATCTTGGAAAGGCAAAAGAAGCGATTTCAAGAAAAGTTTCAAACCCTGGATTTAGAACCTGAAATCGAAATGCAACATGTTCCCAGTTTGGGTAAAGGATGTGCAGTTTTTTTATTGGCCGAGTTTGAGGGAGGGTGTGCAGGTTTTTCTTCACTGGGGGCTTTGGGAAAACCTGCCGAGAAGATGGTAGATGAAGTTTATGAAGCTTTTAAAAATTATTATGAGACGCAAGGATGTCTAGATGAACACCTGGCCGATCAGGTTCTTTTATTTATGGCTCTGGCAGAAGGTACCTCAGCATTTACAACTTCTCGTCTAACCCAACATCTTTTTACCAATGTCGCGGTCATCCAAAAATTTCTTCCGGTTCAGTTTCAAATTCAGGAAGAAAAAGGAAAATACGGTAAAGTAACCGTAACCGGAGTTGGTTTTGAAAGTTCAGGTACGTAA